A stretch of DNA from Variovorax paradoxus:
GCCAGCGGGATGCCGCTGTCGACCAGCAGCTTCATCGTGAGCGCCGCCGTGTGCCAGCCGCTCGCGGCCAGGCCGCCGAAGAAAGTGTTCTTTGCAGCCTCTTCGTCGGTGTGGAAAGGCTGCGGGTCGAACTGCTGCGCGAAGGCCTTGATCTGCGCCACATCGAGCAGGTGTTCGCCGCTCTGGAAACGGTCGCCGACCTTCAGGTCTTCGAGATACAACAGCGTGGCCATGGGAGTCTCCTTGTTTCGTTGCCCGCCATTCTCGGGCGATCAGACGCGTTCGAGGATGGTGGCAATGCCCTGCCCGCCGCCGATGCATTGGGTTGCGAGCGCGTAGCGGCCGTTCTCGCGCGCCAGCAGCGCCGCCGCCTTGCCCGTGATGCGCGCGCCGGTGGCGCCCAACGGGTGGCCGATGGCCAGGCCGCCGCCGTCGAGGTTCACCGTCGCCGGGTCGAGCCCGAGGTCGCGGATGCAGGCCAGCGCCTGCGACGAGAAGGCCTCGTTGATCTCAACCACGTCGAGGTCGGCCACGCTCAGGCCCGCGCGTGCGAGCGCCTTGCGCGTGGCGGGAATCGGGCCGATGCCCATGACGGCCGGGTCGACGCCCACGGTCGCGAACGAGCGGATGCGCGCCAACGGTTTCAGGCCGTGCTTCGCGGCGAAGGCGTCGCTGGTGACCAGCACCACGGCCGCGCCGTCGGTCAGCGGCGACGAGGTGCCGGCCGTGACCACGCCATCGGGACGAAACACGGGCTTGAGGTTGGCCAGCGCCTCGGCCGAGGTCGAGGGGCGGATGCAGCCGTCGGCATCGACCACCTCGCCGGAGGCCAGGCGCACCGGCACGATTTCGCCGGCCAGCCGGCCCTGCGCACGGGCCTCGGTCGCCTTGCGGTGCGACTCGACGGCCAGCGCGTCCTGGTCGGCGCGACTCACGTTCCAGCGCTGCGCAACGTTCTCGGCGGTCTCGCCCATCGAGATGTAGGCATCGGTGTTCGCCAGCAGCTCGGGGCTGGGCGAGAAGTTGAAGCCGCCCTGCGGCACCATCGTCATCGACTCCACGCCCACGCACAGGAAAGCCTCGCCCATGCCCGCCTCGATCTGCGCGGCGGCGATGTGCACGGCCTGCATCGACGAGCCGCAGAAGCGGTTCACCGTCATGCCGC
This window harbors:
- a CDS encoding MaoC family dehydratase — its product is MATLLYLEDLKVGDRFQSGEHLLDVAQIKAFAQQFDPQPFHTDEEAAKNTFFGGLAASGWHTAALTMKLLVDSGIPLADGIIGSGGELQWPKPTRPGDVLHVLSEVVDITPSRSKPGRAMVTMRCQTRNQRGEVLQYFTPKLVVHSRTATS
- a CDS encoding thiolase family protein, which gives rise to MKAVISAYARSPFHFAKKGALAEVRPDTLAAGVVQGLLQRTDLDPALLEDIILGCAYPEASQGNNLARIVGLLAGLPHEVGGMTVNRFCGSSMQAVHIAAAQIEAGMGEAFLCVGVESMTMVPQGGFNFSPSPELLANTDAYISMGETAENVAQRWNVSRADQDALAVESHRKATEARAQGRLAGEIVPVRLASGEVVDADGCIRPSTSAEALANLKPVFRPDGVVTAGTSSPLTDGAAVVLVTSDAFAAKHGLKPLARIRSFATVGVDPAVMGIGPIPATRKALARAGLSVADLDVVEINEAFSSQALACIRDLGLDPATVNLDGGGLAIGHPLGATGARITGKAAALLARENGRYALATQCIGGGQGIATILERV